In Nomascus leucogenys isolate Asia unplaced genomic scaffold, Asia_NLE_v1 000896F_73799_qpd_obj, whole genome shotgun sequence, the DNA window ataatcccagctactcaggaagctgaggcagaagaattgctagaacccaggaggcggaggttccagtgagctgagatcacaccactgcactccaaccgaggcaacagagagagaatccctcataaataaataaataaagcaattatgATTATTTGGTAGTATTTGGCATTACACTACCCTTCTCATTTCTCAAAGGAGTTTCTGAAAAGGCCTCATTTGGCTTGAAGTTCTCCAAGTTGTTTCCAGTGCCTAATATGTGACCAATGCTTTCAAATATAGGATCACAACTAACTGTCCAAGAATCTTGAAAGTCTCAGCAGGAAGCCTTCCCTTTGCACGACCCTTTGAATCCTGAGTAGActgcaatttttttctccatttgatTCCAGGTCAAAATCTTAACCTGTGAGTTTCTGCTACCCTCCACATGCCTGAACTCGTGTCAGGTGTCTCTAGGCACACTGAAAGCCAGGATTTTCCTGCGAGGCAGTTAAACAGACAAGCAGCAGTAGAAAGCTGcttaattatttgttttccatCAGAGCAGAAATGTCTTCAAGGAAATCAGGGCCTCCAGGGATTTAGGAATTCAGTAAGTAGATGTTTGTTCCACTGATTTCCAAAGCTTCCCCTCATCTAATACTCATGAGGGAGGCTTTGGTTTTAAAGCATTCATCTGTGTATGTGCTCAGAGGTAAACTCCAAATAAGCACCCTGTTAAAGTCCAATTTCAAGTATCAAGGTGGTTCCAAAACCTTCTAATTTCAGGGTGATATCCCAAGAACGCTTAGATAATATGGCGAATCAGACTCTACTCAGCACATTCATAAAGCACTTGGAGAGTGTACTGAAGATAAGCAGAGTGGTAAGCAGGTGTGTAAACATCACCATCCCATGGGAATTCAAAAGGGGTATTGATATCACATGGCTTCCTGGGTGAGAGATGGGACATCCAGAGGACTTCTACAAGGAAAAGGAATGTGCCCTGTCATGAGGTGAGCAGGTGATTCTGGGCTGTTCTGTGGGGACCAGTGACAAGCTGGTCAGCAAGCCAGGTTCCAGAGTGCGACAGGCCACATGGAAGTGGCCAGGGGAAACTCACTGCAATTCGGGAAAGTGCTGGGACTGGACAGAAATGCCCACACCTTGGCAGAGTCAGCTATCAAGGAACCCAGTGCACACCAGCCTCAAATGGTGTTTGATTCTGTCACCTTCCCCAGGCCTGTTTTTAGTACGTTGGCCTCGGGGTCCTTCTTTCTGTCACCAGAGACATACGGCACAGTgttgagaagaaaaaggaagtattACTCAGGAGGTGGGCCACGGGCTGGGAGGAGTGGGAACAACATGGGCTCTATAGGAATTCAGATCCGGGATCCGGTTCCAGCCCTGTCCCTTACTAGGCACGTGATCCTGGGAAATACCCAAGCCTTGCATGCCTCTGGTTCTACATCTGTGTAGTAGGTGTGATTAGACCCTTCCGCTAGGACTGGTGGAGTGTGTGCCATGCAAGTGAAGCACCTGGCTCAGGGCCTGGAGTAAATTACAAGTTTAATGGCTAGCAGGTGGCTGTTATTGCTAATATTATTTGAGCCCAGACCCTACCACTctgggattttgttgttgttgttttccaggACTTATCAGAGAATATACAACTTAATAGGACGTGGAATAATTAACCAAAAAGGGAAGTTTCATCCATAAAATTCAGTAAGTATTTCCTCTTAGAGAATGTACTTCAAAATTTGGGTGTGCGAGTTTCCCTAGCCGGATGCAGCTCAAAGATCGTAGAATTTGAGTCAAAAACCaactcctttcctctctcccacaTACACCTTTCCATCCAAACcactattttcattcattttgtcacCACACGAAATCTTGCTTACAACTGGCCAAATTGCACGTGAGATAACCTCATTAGGATGCCTTTTTAATAGAGTCAGCCCTGGTCCTCCCAGCCAGGCAGAAAAGTGCCTGGCCAGTGGCTTCTGGGTCTCCCTTCCAGGGAGATTCATGCTTCTCTCTCAGGAAACGTTTTCGGATGATGGATGTCCATCACCCAGCTCTTGCGCTGTGTTCAGAAGCACTGGGACAAAAGCGCAGGACACTTTCCAATCCTGCTCAGGTGGAGATTCCTCTCTGTTCATCCACCGTCCGAAAGAAACTCCTCAGAGCAGCTTTCCATTCCAGGCTTTTCTCTCACCATCTGAGAATCGGGCCCTGGATCCACCCAGGATCATTACTATCAGCTCCCTCAGAAGGAACTGCAGTTTCTCAAAGCCCAAAATGCCCCAGCTCAGGGCATTGACACTCCACCACTCTCACCTGGAGCCCCACACCCTCACCCCTCTCTCACTTTTCCTCTACATCTTTAGAGAATATCTTGCCACCTCAATTACGTGACTGCAGCTCCTAGACTCTACGACCCTATGGGTGGGCATGAGTCTGGCTTACCTTAGCATCTCCACTACTAACCCAGGGCCTTCCAAAAAGCAGATGCTCAGTGCATGGAGAAGAAATGAGCCAGTGAACAGGAAGAATTCTTTATTCAGATTTAATTTCTCTTACATTCTCAAAGAAGCCAAGGAAATCCAGGTAtgcatatatctttaaaaattttacagaatAGACTGAGGTATAAGGCAAGAATTGACTATCTCTTAATTTCTTTAGTTCTTTATCTCACCTATTTTACTGCTCATTTTTCACGTTTCTAAGTAAATACTTATTCCACTGCTGTTATTATCCTAATTCACAAAATAGAATGGATTTCCCAATCTGAATAAAACACAAGATTCTTACTCCTAAACTATATACACAGAACTATGTGTGACTGCTGTCATTCATAAACTTGGATGCTGAAGTTCATTCAAccaacctttaaaaaaaacatttgaacaattccaaaagagaacaaagataaaTCTCCAAGTCACCCAATAGAACAGAAACCTACTACTGAGAACGCTGACCGCTCTCTTCAAACAGAGTGAAGAATGGGCCTCATGTCACACGAGGCAGGGGAAGCTGCTGGACGCGGCCCTGGAAGGTGCACTggcccaggcccctcccactGGCCTTGGCTGCAACTCATGCTCAgactccctcttcctcctttctcaaaGCTACTTCATGCAGGGATGGGAAGAAAAAGCGAACTCTTGCACTGACCTTGATCACATACTTAAGGACTTTCACATAGCTGGTTTCAGTGAGGGCCCTTGGACCCCACAGGAACTCGTAGCGTGCGGGATCACTGTCCGGCACCTGCCGGTACTCCAGGTACTTTTCCTGCACCAAATCTTGGGTGAGCAGCTTCCTGGGCTCCCCATAGACACTGTGCTCCCTCCCATCATACACATCCATCACACTCAGCTCCTCCCAGATTTCCTCCTCAGGAGCACGGCCGCCCTCCATTGCGATCATGACCAGGACGATTATCAGGAAGCCTGTCTTGGGCATGATCTGATCATCACCCAGCAGGCCATCGTAGGAGAGCCCCAGGCAGGTGACAAGGACATAGGAGTGGCCGGTGGGGTCTGCTTCCTTCACCTCAATGCCAAAGACCAGCTGCAAGGACTCGGAGGCTTTGCCGAAGATCACAGGAAAGCAGCTCTTGTAATTTTTGATGACTCTCTCCAGCATTTCTGCCTTTGTGACCGGCTCCCTGGCTCGATATTTGAGGAGCATTAAATGAACCAAATCAGCCACCTTCTTAGTGAGTACTGCTCGGAACAAGGACTCCAGGATACGCGAGGTGCTTGGCCTCTCCTCTTCATGGCTGCTAGAACCCTCATTGGGTTGCCTCTGGCGAGTGAAGTTGATGGTAGTGGGAAAGGCGGAGGCTCCCTGAGGACTCTGGGGAGGATCTGTTGACCCAGCAGTAGGCACCTCCTCCATGGTGCCCAGGACcggaggagaggaggaggcggCAGCCTGCACACACACCAGGCCCAGGGCCTCTTGTTGGGCCTCAAGGGCTTCCTCAGGCTTGCAGTGCAGACTCCTCTGCTCAAGAGACATGATGAGTCTTGTCAGGGCAGCAGGCAGGAGTGTGGGCAGGAGCTGGGCAATGAAGACCCACAGACCTGGGGAGAGAGGGAATGTGTGAGAGGCCTCAGCTGAGAACTGAACCTTGGAGACTCCAACAAAGGCTTACTTACAGATCTTCTCCTTGGTGCTCCTCTGTGGCCTCCAGGGAATCCTGTCCTCCGGGTTGGCCTGTCCCCTGAAAACCTGAAGGAGGAAGTGAGAGGGCACTCAGGGTACAGCCAGCCAGCAGAGGTCGATTCTACAGGACTGACAATAGGGAAGTGAGGCCAGACTCTGGACTCCCATGTGTCCTGTGGCAGGTGGGGCCTTTGGTGTGCATTCAGGGCAAACATTCACTGCTGGCATACCCTGTGCATCCTCTGCTCTGTGACCTGAGGACAGTGTCTCAGACCAAGGCCTCACTGCCTGGTTCCTGGAGCTCCTGGAAGAGGAATCCACGGGCCCTCAGGGTGCAGACTGCGAGCACAGCCCTGGCTTCTCAGTGTTACCAGGAGGGTGGGCTGGACTCTGCGACATCCCCACTCTCATGCGGTGGATGACCCCCTCTGTTCTCATGCAGGGCCCTTACATTTTTCCTGGCAGGGCCTGGATCCCACCCTTTTGCTGGTCTGAGAAATCCAAATCAAGAGCTCACATCCATGATAAGGAATGGAAGGACAGGAGGGGACAAACATCTGGCCACACGTGCCTAGGTCCTCGGGGAAGGGCAGCAAGAGATATCAAAATTCATTGGAATTAATGTGTCCTGGGTGAGGTGCCTGCTTGGTCCTCACCTTGACTCCTGGCAGGGCCTGGGACGCTCCCTCTACTGACCTGAGTGCAGCCTTCTCAGACCAAGGCCTCCCCCTCCCTGACATCAATGATCCCAGGATAAGGGAAGGACCTCGGCAGACGGCCCAGCCCATGCTCTCTGGGGTGACAGCAGGGGCAGGGCTGATTTCTGTGCGGTCTCCCTCAGTGTTCTGGCCCTGGGGTACCCTCAATCCTCCCTCATGTTCCTCACCCGAATGCATGGCAGATCCTGGTTTAGACCAGATGGGGGTCCCTATGTTGACCTGAGTCACCCTCTGAGAATGAGGTTCTCACCTCCCTGAGATCTGGAAACAGGAGTGAGAAGAAGCCACATCCTGGGTGAAGTGTCCAGGGCTGATCCCTTTGGTTCTGGGGTGAGGATTCCAATAGCCTTGTCTGTCTCACTCATCTTTATTCCTGCCAGAGCCTGTGCTTCCTCAACCCCCAATTCCCTGACATGAGTAGACATCCCCCCCTTTACCCCAAGACCCCATCTCCCTGAGGGCTCCCCAACTTCCTGCCTGTGGTACAAGTGAGACTGGAACATACCGCCATCCCTGATCTGGTCCCCCTAGAGCTACGAAAAGGGGACAGCCAGACTCTGTGCAGTCCCTTCTTTCTGAGCCGGGAATATCCCCAGTCCTCATGAAGGGGACACATTTTGGGCTGTATGGATCCTGGAACTCCTCCCTCTGTTGACCTGAGGCCCCACTTCTCAGACCACAGTTCTGTTCTGTCACCTCAAAGATGCAGGAAATATGGGCCATATGTGGCCACTGTGCCCTGGGCCTCTCAGGGCCAAGGTCCACACTGATCTGGATTCCAAGGTCCCCGagtcctccctcctcttcctcctcgtaATCCTTGCAGGCCTGGGTCCCACCCCTATGCTAATCTGAGACCCCATCATTCCGATTCTTGAGGCCAAAAGTGGCAGCCTCAGTCTCAGACAGGGGTGCGGTGTCCTGGGGTGCTGGGTCCCCTGAGGCCTCCCTCATCTCGCAGTAGGgccctccctctgctcccctgAAGCCCTGTTCAAGCCCCTTCCCTCCATCAGCCCCGGATGGGGACGTCAAGATCCGAGTGCCTGTCCGCCGTTCCTGGGGCTTCCATGGGTTGACTGCAGGGATTCTGACAAGATGaggttgggggtagggggtgggtaTGGGAATGTGAGTGGGCTGGCGGTGGAGATGAGGAGACAGATGTGGGTGGGGAACCCTCAGTTCCCTCCCAGGGTCCTGACCTTAATGCCGGGCGGATGCCTGGACCTTGatgcctgggccctgccctttCCTGACCAACCCTGCCCCGGTCACATAAGCTGTGACTACAGATTGCCCTGTGGGTTAAGTGGCAGTGGGGCGGGGGGTGGCCCAGCTGAGATGTCTGCCCTGGCCGGGTGGTCCAGGGCTGGCAGCAGGGGTGGTACTGGATCATTTTGGGGCCATCTACCTGGGGTGGTTGCCTCCTCAGTCCTCCCTCAGCATCTCACCTTGCCTCCTCCCAGAGCCTAAAACCACTCCCCTCAGTGGATCTCAAGCCGCCCCTCAGAACCATTAAATGAACCTGGCTTCTCTCAGATCTGTGAGGTTCAAGTCAGTGGTTTCACATCGGGCCATCCAGGGCTTCCCTGGGTTGAGAGCAGGGGCAAACCGGAATCTGCCAGAATTGGGGAGGGGACGGGAGTGGGGCGCATGAGAGAGATgagggggggttggggggagtgaGGGTGGGGTGGCAGAAGGGTTGGGGCTGGTGCTGGGGCTGGAGGGTGGTGGTCAGGTGACGGAGTGGGAGTAGGGATGGGGGTGGAGGTGTAGCTGAGGAGATGGGGGTTGGGTGGGGAATGGGAATGTGAATGGCGGGGAGTGGGGATTGGAGTGCAGTCTTGGGGGCCCATAGCCCTCCCTCTGGGTCCTGATCTTGATGCCTGGCAGAGCCTGTGCCCTGCCCTCTCCTAACCAGTCCTACCCTGGTCACGGCAACCTCTGACTCCAGAGCTTGGGGAGAAGAACCTGGTGTCTCTCAAGGCTTATGGAGCAGGGGTCTGGGGGCAGCCCAGGCTGAGACGTCTTCCCGCCGGTGGTCCAGGGCTGGCAGCAAGGGCGGCGCTGGAATATTTGGGGCTCTCTATCTGGGGTGGCGGGATCCTcagtcctccctcagcctctcacctTGCCTCCTCACAGAGCCTCGGCCCGGTTCCTTCGGCCGAACTCACGCCACCCCTCAAAATGGAAACCTCGCTTCTCTCTGCCCCGCAATGCGCAAGTCAGTGGCGTCACATCCGGGCACCCGGATGTTCCCTGGCGGGAACCGGATCCCGCCTGGGTGGGGGTGGAAGTgggcgtgggggtgggggtgggggtgagggtggaatGGCGGGGCGGATGGGCATCAGGGTTGAGGGATGGGGTGAGGGATGTGGGATGGGTGTTGGAATGACAATGAAGTGGGGGTTGGGTCACGGGAGTGGGGTCGGGTCACGGGAGTGGGGTCGGGTCACGGGAGTGGGGGCTTGGGGACCCTCAGCCCTCCTGGAGAATCCTGAGCATGACGTCTGGCAGAGCCTGGACGCTGCCCTCTCCTAAGCAGCCCTTCCCTGATCACACGAGCTCTGACTTCAGAGTCCCCAGTGGCTTAAGCAgcatgggggctgggggtggcccAGCCTGAGAAGTCCACCACCAGATGGTCCAGGACTGGCATGAGGGGCAGCTCTAGATTATTTGGGGCCCTCTCTCTGGGGTCAGTGGGTCCTCAGTCCTCCCTCAGCGTGTCACCTTGCCTCCTTACAGAGCCTGGGCCCGCTTCCCTCCACCGATCTCAAGCCGCCCCTCAGACCGAAAACCTCGCTTCTCTCTAACCACTAATGCTCAAGTCAGTGGCGTCACATCTGGGCACCTGGGCTTCCCTGGGTTGAGAGCACGGGTGGAACCGGATTCTGCCTggattggggtgggggtgagtgTGAAGATGTTTGGATGGGTGGCGTAAAGGGAGGGATTGCGGGTGGTAGGGGGAGGGATGCCAGTGGTGCCCCGGGGCTTAAGTCGTcgtgttggtggtggtggggttgggCGTGGGGTTGGGGGACCCTCAGTCACCCCTCAGGGTCCTGACTCTCATGCTTGGCAGAATCTGGACACCCATTCTCTGCCGATTGTGTCTGCTTCTCTCCCACCAAGTCTCTGGCCCCCAGTCCCATGAGGTGGCAGTGGGAGGAGGGGTGTGGTCGTGGTAACATTGCCAGGGTCTTCCAGGGCTGACAGGAGGGGCTGAGCTGGATTCTGTGGCCCATCTACGTCGAGAGAGTGGACCCTCTGTCCCCACTCAGGAAGGTCCTCCTCCTGACTCCTGGCACTTTGTTGAAGTCATGGGCGGGAGATGCTGTTTCTGCCACCTCTGAGCATTTGCCCAGCTGCACCCATTGCAGAGAATGGCTGCGGGTCCCAGGCCAGGTGCTCCCTGCAGAGTGGCAGCTCCCGCAATTGTAGTGACCTCTGGGAGAAGACGCACACCTTCCCGCGGGGGCTTCTCTCCATCCAGAGCTACACTTGGAAAACCTTTTGTCCTCAAAGTAATATGTTTTACtcccgggcacagtggttcatgcctgtaatcccaacagtttgagaggccgaggcgggcagatcacttgaggtcaggggttcaagaccagcctggccaacatggtgaaaccccgtctctacacacaatacaaaaattagctgggtgtggtagtgctcaggaggctgaggcatgagaatcgcttgcacctggaggcagagtttgcagtgaggcgagatcgtgccattgaactctAGCATGGGCCtcgcgacagagtgacactctgtctcaaaaaatttaaaaaatgaaaaagaaatacactttaCGTATCTTCCAAGGATATATGTAGGTAGATGtccaattattattgtttttgtataGATGTCCAATTATTCAAGCTCCATTTGTTAGAAAAAATATACCTTCACCATTATTGCCTTTGTTGTAAATCACCTGACTATATATCTGTAGGTCTATTTCCTAGCTCTATTCTGATTTattaatctatgtgtctattctttGTTAATGCTTATGTCCTCCACCACATTCATATTTTGAAGCCCTGTTTCCAAGGGTGTCcatatttggagatgaggcctctAAGGATTTAATTAATGTCAAAGGAGATCATAAGGGTGGCACCTTGATCTCGTACAATTAGTGAGCTTATAATAAGGGACACAAGAAATCATTCTTGTGCCTACATGAGCACTTCCCACCCCCTCTCCATGCACATGCACAGAGGAAAAGCCAATAAAGGACATAATGAAAAAAGggcatctacaagccaggaataAGCCCATCACCAGTAAATGACAATACCAGTCCTTGACCTGGGATTTCTAGCCTCCAcaactgttaaaaaaataaacttctgttgtttcatCTACTGACTccatggcattttgttatggcagccaaaGCTGACTAAGACATAGCCCCAGATAACagaatatttcttctgttttctcctaGAAATAAAATGATGCTGACGTTTAAGTCTATGGTTCATTTTGagttacattttttattgtgtatatcttttttttaaattttactttaagttctgggatacatgtgttgAACTTGCAGATTTGTTAcgtagatatacatgtgccatggtgatttgctccgcctatcaacccgtcatctaggttttaagctctgcatacattaggtatttttcctaatgttccCCCTCCTCTATctccccaccccgcaacaggctccggtgtgtgatgttcccctccctgtgtccatgtgttctcattgagtTACATTTTTATATGGTGCAAGATATGTTTGGTGGTTAgcttta includes these proteins:
- the LOC100599610 gene encoding melanoma-associated antigen 1, producing the protein MSLEQRSLHCKPEEALEAQQEALGLVCVQAAASSSPPVLGTMEEVPTAGSTDPPQSPQGASAFPTTINFTRQRQPNEGSSSHEEERPSTSRILESLFRAVLTKKVADLVHLMLLKYRAREPVTKAEMLERVIKNYKSCFPVIFGKASESLQLVFGIEVKEADPTGHSYVLVTCLGLSYDGLLGDDQIMPKTGFLIIVLVMIAMEGGRAPEEEIWEELSVMDVYDGREHSVYGEPRKLLTQDLVQEKYLEYRQVPDSDPARYEFLWGPRALTETSYVKVLKYVIKVSARVRFFFPSLHEVALRKEEEGV